In one window of Pieris brassicae chromosome 10, ilPieBrab1.1, whole genome shotgun sequence DNA:
- the LOC123714948 gene encoding xaa-Pro aminopeptidase ApepP-like isoform X1, which translates to MWFCCIVIVIPYVACVDKMALQRLTTLRALMASQPTALSAYIVPTADPHSSEYIADIDARRSWLTGFTGSAGTAVVTNDKALVWTDGRYYTQFEKEVDLNLWTLMKQSLPDTPSIEKWLSSNLAAGSVVGYDPHIISREEKTPLQLALKKSKIQLLAISKNLVDVARVELKNPPPERPHNDIIFLPTNYTGKTAGKKIEELREKMTEKRASALIITALDEIAYTLNLRGSDIPYNPVFFSYLVITPAKVKLFWHDGKIPETISKSMDEEGVQIEGLPYDRVVPILENMAKELSESGDGEHDIWLSSEASEAIHRAAGGEDVLQKPLTLMSEVSPVALMKLVKNNIEMEGFRQCHIRDGTAVVRFFKWLHDEIASGTNVTELEADAKLLEFRRDEKDFMGPSFDTIPGAGENGAIIHYSPSKDGPQRIIRGTDMFLLDSGGQYRDGTTDITRTRHMGEPSAEQISAFTRVLKGQISLGSALFPKGVKGNVLDTLARKALWDVGLDYAHGTGHGVGHFLNVHEGPSGISWRPYPHDPGLKPGQILSNEPGYYKVGEYGIRHEDLVEIIDVNKNSTHPRASNLLGNYDGRGVLGFSTLTMVPHHVKCIDLQLLDDFELSYLNGYHARVLNILGPILKQRGLLEDYKWLAKECQPMKRQ; encoded by the exons atgtgGTTTTGTTGTATTGtcat AGTCATCCCGTATGTGGCGTGCGTAGACAAGATGGCGTTACAACGTTTAACAACGCTGCGGGCGTTAATGGCCAGTCAGCCGACTGCGTTATCAGCTTACATTGTGCCTACAGCAGACCCTCATAGT TCAGAATACATAGCAGATATAGATGCGAGGCGGTCCTGGTTGACAGGATTCACTGGATCCGCTGGTACAGCCGTTGTGACAAATGACAAAGCGCTGGTATGGACTGATGGGCGGTACTACACACAGTTTGAAAAGGAAGTCGATTTGAATCTGTGGACATTGATGAAGCaat CCTTGCCAGATACACCATCAATCGAGAAATGGTTGAGTTCCAATCTGGCAGCAGGGTCCGTTGTTGGTTACGATCCCCATATTATAAGTAGAGAGGAGAAAACGCCTTTACAG CTAGCCCTTAAGAAATCAAAGATTCAACTTCTAGCAATATCGAAAAATCTCGTGGATGTAGCAAGAGTGGAACTAAAGAATCCTCCACCAGAACGACCACACaacgatattatttttttacctacTAATTATACAG gTAAAACTGCGGGAAAGAAAATCGAAGAGTTAAGAGAAAAAATGACTGAAAAACGAGCATCTGCCTTAATTATTACTGCCTTAGATGAAATTGCTT ATACACTAAATCTTCGTGGCAGTGATATTCCATACAACCCAGTTTTCTTCTCGTACCTCGTTATAACACCTGCAAAGGTGAAACTCTTTTGGCACGATGGAAAAATACCAGAAACGATTTCAAAGAGTATGGACGAAGAGGGAGTCCAGATCGAAGGTCTTCCGTATGATCGAGTTGTTCCAATTCTGGAAAATATGGCT aagGAGCTGTCAGAGAGTGGTGACGGTGAACATGACATCTGGCTGTCAAGTGAAGCGAGTGAAGCCATACATAGAGCAGCTGGAGGG gagGACGTTTTGCAGAAGCCTCTGACTTTGATGTCTGAGGTCTCACCCGTCGCACTTATGAAATTGGtgaaaaacaatattgaaatggag ggTTTCAGACAGTGCCATATACGTGACGGTACCGCGGTAGTTCGTTTCTTCAAATGGCTTCACGATGAAATTGCTTCCGGTACCAACGTAACTGAGTTGGAAGCTGATGCCAAATTGTTAGAGTTCCGACG AGACGAAAAAGACTTTATGGGTCCCTCGTTTGACACAATCCCTGGTGCTGGGGAAAATGGCGCGATCATCCACTACAGCCCATCGAAGGACGGACCCCAACGCATCATTAGGGGAACAGATATGTTTCTGCTCGACTCTGGTGGGCAATACCG AGACGGGACAACTGATATAACTCGGACGCGTCATATGGGCGAACCTAGCGCGGAGCAAATTAGTGCGTTTACACGTGTACTAAAAGGACAAATATCGCTGGGATCAGCACTGTTTCCCAAAGGAGTTAAG GGTAATGTCCTCGACACATTAGCCCGTAAAGCCCTTTGGGACGTGGGCCTGGATTATGCCCATGGAACGGGACATGGAGTGGGACACTTCCTCAACGTACACGAGGGGCCATCAGGCATCTCCTGGAGGCCATACCCGCATGACCCTGGTCTAAAACCTGGACAGATACTGAGTAATG AACCTGGGTACTACAAGGTGGGAGAGTATGGCATCCGCCATGAGGACCTGGTGGAGATTATTGATGTTAACAAAAATTCCACTCATCCGAGG GCATCAAACCTGCTAGGAAACTATGACGGTCGAGGCGTCCTTGGATTCTCCACGTTGACAATGGTGCCTCACCACGTGAAATGCATTGATTTGCAATTGCTTGATGATTTTGAG TTGTCATATTTAAACGGATACCACGCTAGAGTGCTGAACATATTGGGACCGATTCTTAAACAGCGTGGCCTTTTGGAAGATTATAAATGGCTTGCGAAGGAGTGCCAGCCCATGAAGAGACAATAa
- the LOC123714950 gene encoding histone chaperone asf1 has product MAKVHITNVVVLDNPSPFLNPFQFELTFECIEELKEDLEWKMIYVGSAETEEHDQVLDTIYVGPIPEGRHMFVFQAPPPDVNRIPENDALGVTVVLLTCSYRGQEFVRVGYFINNEYSESEPELRENPPAKPQFDKVLRNILASEPRVTRFKINWAEPDAVPTDSGDGNIESTHAPSNDSYGASFNADSQISGIEFQGSLSGYGDNSNSIAPMEC; this is encoded by the coding sequence ATGGCTAAGGTGCATATAACCAATGTTGTTGTACTCGACAATCCTAGTCCTTTCTTAAACCCTTTCCAATTCGAACTAACTTTCGAATGCATAGAAGAGCTCAAGGAAGACTTGGAATGGAAGATGATATACGTCGGATCAGCTGAAACAGAGGAGCACGATCAAGTATTAGACACAATTTACGTTGGTCCTATACCAGAAGGCAGGCACATGTTTGTCTTCCAAGCACCACCACCAGACGTTAACCGAATTCCAGAGAACGACGCGTTAGGCGTAACAGTTGTACTTTTAACGTGTTCTTATAGGGGGCAGGAGTTTGTCCGCGTcggttattttattaataatgaatacagTGAATCAGAACCCGAATTACGTGAAAATCCTCCAGCAAAACCGCAATTCGACAaagtattaagaaatattctaGCTTCAGAACCTAGAGTGACACGATTTAAGATCAATTGGGCAGAACCAGATGCAGTACCAACAGATTCTGGTGATGGAAACATAGAATCAACTCATGCACCTAGCAATGATTCATATGGGGCATCTTTCAATGCAGATAGTCAAATAAGTGGTATAGAATTTCAAGGAAGCCTTAGTGGATATGGTGATAACTCAAACTCTATTGCTCCTATGGAGTGCTGA
- the LOC123714948 gene encoding xaa-Pro aminopeptidase ApepP-like isoform X2, translating to MALQRLTTLRALMASQPTALSAYIVPTADPHSSEYIADIDARRSWLTGFTGSAGTAVVTNDKALVWTDGRYYTQFEKEVDLNLWTLMKQSLPDTPSIEKWLSSNLAAGSVVGYDPHIISREEKTPLQLALKKSKIQLLAISKNLVDVARVELKNPPPERPHNDIIFLPTNYTGKTAGKKIEELREKMTEKRASALIITALDEIAYTLNLRGSDIPYNPVFFSYLVITPAKVKLFWHDGKIPETISKSMDEEGVQIEGLPYDRVVPILENMAKELSESGDGEHDIWLSSEASEAIHRAAGGEDVLQKPLTLMSEVSPVALMKLVKNNIEMEGFRQCHIRDGTAVVRFFKWLHDEIASGTNVTELEADAKLLEFRRDEKDFMGPSFDTIPGAGENGAIIHYSPSKDGPQRIIRGTDMFLLDSGGQYRDGTTDITRTRHMGEPSAEQISAFTRVLKGQISLGSALFPKGVKGNVLDTLARKALWDVGLDYAHGTGHGVGHFLNVHEGPSGISWRPYPHDPGLKPGQILSNEPGYYKVGEYGIRHEDLVEIIDVNKNSTHPRASNLLGNYDGRGVLGFSTLTMVPHHVKCIDLQLLDDFELSYLNGYHARVLNILGPILKQRGLLEDYKWLAKECQPMKRQ from the exons ATGGCGTTACAACGTTTAACAACGCTGCGGGCGTTAATGGCCAGTCAGCCGACTGCGTTATCAGCTTACATTGTGCCTACAGCAGACCCTCATAGT TCAGAATACATAGCAGATATAGATGCGAGGCGGTCCTGGTTGACAGGATTCACTGGATCCGCTGGTACAGCCGTTGTGACAAATGACAAAGCGCTGGTATGGACTGATGGGCGGTACTACACACAGTTTGAAAAGGAAGTCGATTTGAATCTGTGGACATTGATGAAGCaat CCTTGCCAGATACACCATCAATCGAGAAATGGTTGAGTTCCAATCTGGCAGCAGGGTCCGTTGTTGGTTACGATCCCCATATTATAAGTAGAGAGGAGAAAACGCCTTTACAG CTAGCCCTTAAGAAATCAAAGATTCAACTTCTAGCAATATCGAAAAATCTCGTGGATGTAGCAAGAGTGGAACTAAAGAATCCTCCACCAGAACGACCACACaacgatattatttttttacctacTAATTATACAG gTAAAACTGCGGGAAAGAAAATCGAAGAGTTAAGAGAAAAAATGACTGAAAAACGAGCATCTGCCTTAATTATTACTGCCTTAGATGAAATTGCTT ATACACTAAATCTTCGTGGCAGTGATATTCCATACAACCCAGTTTTCTTCTCGTACCTCGTTATAACACCTGCAAAGGTGAAACTCTTTTGGCACGATGGAAAAATACCAGAAACGATTTCAAAGAGTATGGACGAAGAGGGAGTCCAGATCGAAGGTCTTCCGTATGATCGAGTTGTTCCAATTCTGGAAAATATGGCT aagGAGCTGTCAGAGAGTGGTGACGGTGAACATGACATCTGGCTGTCAAGTGAAGCGAGTGAAGCCATACATAGAGCAGCTGGAGGG gagGACGTTTTGCAGAAGCCTCTGACTTTGATGTCTGAGGTCTCACCCGTCGCACTTATGAAATTGGtgaaaaacaatattgaaatggag ggTTTCAGACAGTGCCATATACGTGACGGTACCGCGGTAGTTCGTTTCTTCAAATGGCTTCACGATGAAATTGCTTCCGGTACCAACGTAACTGAGTTGGAAGCTGATGCCAAATTGTTAGAGTTCCGACG AGACGAAAAAGACTTTATGGGTCCCTCGTTTGACACAATCCCTGGTGCTGGGGAAAATGGCGCGATCATCCACTACAGCCCATCGAAGGACGGACCCCAACGCATCATTAGGGGAACAGATATGTTTCTGCTCGACTCTGGTGGGCAATACCG AGACGGGACAACTGATATAACTCGGACGCGTCATATGGGCGAACCTAGCGCGGAGCAAATTAGTGCGTTTACACGTGTACTAAAAGGACAAATATCGCTGGGATCAGCACTGTTTCCCAAAGGAGTTAAG GGTAATGTCCTCGACACATTAGCCCGTAAAGCCCTTTGGGACGTGGGCCTGGATTATGCCCATGGAACGGGACATGGAGTGGGACACTTCCTCAACGTACACGAGGGGCCATCAGGCATCTCCTGGAGGCCATACCCGCATGACCCTGGTCTAAAACCTGGACAGATACTGAGTAATG AACCTGGGTACTACAAGGTGGGAGAGTATGGCATCCGCCATGAGGACCTGGTGGAGATTATTGATGTTAACAAAAATTCCACTCATCCGAGG GCATCAAACCTGCTAGGAAACTATGACGGTCGAGGCGTCCTTGGATTCTCCACGTTGACAATGGTGCCTCACCACGTGAAATGCATTGATTTGCAATTGCTTGATGATTTTGAG TTGTCATATTTAAACGGATACCACGCTAGAGTGCTGAACATATTGGGACCGATTCTTAAACAGCGTGGCCTTTTGGAAGATTATAAATGGCTTGCGAAGGAGTGCCAGCCCATGAAGAGACAATAa